From one Humulus lupulus chromosome 8, drHumLupu1.1, whole genome shotgun sequence genomic stretch:
- the LOC133794531 gene encoding protein ELF4-LIKE 4 — protein MEGGIYRGIGNGTQVDGKVLQTFQKNFVQVQDILDQNRLLISEINQNHESKIPDNLNRNVGLIRELNNNIRRVVDLYADLSTSFTKSVEASSEGESAGTLKSDGKTSQKRIRSG, from the coding sequence ATGGAGGGTGGTATCTATAGAGGCATAGGAAACGGAACACAAGTAGATGGGAAGGTTTTGCAGACATTTCAGAAGAACTTTGTTCAAGTTCAGGACATTTTGGACCAGAACCGGTTGCTAATTAGTGAGATTAACCAGAACCATGAGTCAAAGATCCCAGACAACTTGAACCGGAATGTGGGACTAATCAGAGAGCTTAACAACAACATCAGAAGGGTGGTAGATCTCTATGCTGATCTCTCAACTTCTTTCACCAAGTCAGTGGAAGCTTCATCCGAAGGCGAATCGGCTGGTACCTTAAAATCAGATGGAAAAACTAGTCAGAAGAGAATTAGATCCGGGTAG